A single genomic interval of Anabaena sphaerica FACHB-251 harbors:
- a CDS encoding LysM peptidoglycan-binding domain-containing protein — translation MNFQPYLRPNYMTSLLKTKTFLRRINKLPGILLVVCSSLTTSFILPELSDAVFKTSKTTAQAQQSNGTQYTVQAGDFLSNIAERFYRDGSEASWRRIYDANRSLIGPDPTQLRAGMVLVIPGINQSPSTPPVANTGSSQGTQYTVQAGDFLSNIAERFYRDGSEASWRRIYDANRSLIGPDPTQLRAGMVLVIPGTNQPPSAPVANRGSFQDMLLALGRRETGQQNPPYNIENQLGFIGKYQFGEALLIDLGYYQANVYYGNGASRNEWRGRWTGKNGIKSKQDLLNNKNVQEIAIQEAFTLNLNRINSQLRQNGRSLKDFIGQQRGGVVITTSGILAAAHLRGEGGVVQLLLNNQVSQDENGTSILAYLREFGGFRTPFD, via the coding sequence TCTTTAACCACATCATTTATATTACCTGAATTGAGCGATGCTGTTTTCAAAACAAGCAAAACAACAGCACAAGCACAACAAAGTAATGGAACTCAATATACAGTACAAGCGGGAGATTTTTTATCAAATATTGCTGAGAGATTTTATCGTGATGGCAGTGAAGCTTCCTGGAGAAGAATTTATGATGCTAATCGGTCTTTAATTGGTCCAGATCCTACTCAACTACGGGCTGGAATGGTACTGGTTATACCTGGAATTAATCAGTCTCCATCTACTCCTCCTGTTGCCAACACAGGAAGTTCTCAAGGAACTCAATATACAGTACAAGCGGGAGATTTTTTATCAAATATTGCTGAGAGATTTTATCGTGATGGCAGTGAAGCTTCCTGGAGAAGAATTTATGATGCTAATCGGTCTTTAATTGGTCCAGATCCTACTCAACTACGGGCTGGAATGGTACTGGTTATACCTGGAACTAATCAGCCTCCGTCTGCTCCTGTGGCTAACAGAGGAAGTTTCCAGGATATGTTACTAGCACTGGGACGAAGAGAAACTGGGCAGCAAAATCCTCCTTACAATATTGAGAACCAGTTAGGTTTTATTGGTAAATATCAATTTGGAGAAGCTCTATTAATCGACCTTGGATACTATCAAGCCAATGTTTATTATGGCAATGGTGCTAGTAGAAATGAGTGGCGAGGTAGGTGGACAGGGAAAAATGGGATTAAAAGTAAACAAGATTTATTAAATAATAAGAATGTGCAAGAAATAGCTATTCAAGAAGCTTTTACATTGAATTTGAATAGGATCAACAGTCAACTTCGACAGAATGGACGCTCGCTCAAAGACTTTATCGGACAACAACGAGGAGGAGTAGTCATCACCACATCTGGAATCCTTGCAGCTGCTCATTTGCGTGGTGAAGGAGGGGTTGTCCAACTGCTACTAAATAACCAGGTTTCTCAAGATGAAAATGGCACTTCTATTCTCGCTTATTTAAGAGAATTTGGCGGATTCAGAACGCCTTTTGATTAG